A genomic stretch from Etheostoma cragini isolate CJK2018 chromosome 8, CSU_Ecrag_1.0, whole genome shotgun sequence includes:
- the LOC117949758 gene encoding proline-rich receptor-like protein kinase PERK12, whose translation MQQMKKGSSGPPSRCSTNQNQGNPDGRRLRRGETVEVSCPSASLGALPRLRERPLGRCHTLDPGQQTPEPTHTPHTPENSPQERDQTADAHTHRDHAQHGADETHSTGGVSSSSPPSPPSPSDGPFERRPTHAPPAPCAPHDATKPSDPTSQSLRSVNGGSESPDAHANNEVLRSEDTDGDSGPPCTTIQSDGGDQRPVDPAPERGGESNHGGCS comes from the exons ATGCAGCAGATGAAGAAAGGTTCCTCTGGTCCTCCCTCCAGGTGTTCAACAAACCAGAACCAG GGGAACCCAGACGGGCGGAGGTTGAGGCGTGGGGAGACGGTGGAGGTCAGCTGCCCCTCTGCGAGCCTCGGCGCCCTGCCCCGGCTGAGAGAGCGGCCCCTGGGTCGCTGCCACACCCTGGACCCTGGACAACAAACGCCGGAgcccacacacactccacacactcCAGAAAACAGCCCGCAAGAGAGGGATCAGACAGCCgacgcacacacccacagagaCCACGCACAGCATGGCGCCGATGAAACGCACTCCACCGGCGGTGTGTCCTCGTCCTCGCCCCCCTCGCCCCCCTCGCCCTCTGATGGCCCATTTGAACGCCGTCCCACGCACGCTCCACCCGCTCCCTGTGCTCCACACGACGCCACCAAGCCGTCCGACCCCACCAGCCAGAGTCTCCGCTCTGTGAACGGAGGGTCGGAGTCACCGGACGCTCACGCCAACAACGAGGTTTTGCGGTCCGAGGACACGGACGGAGACTCCGGTCCCCCCTGCACCACTATCCAATCTGACGGCGGCGATCAGAGACCCGTGGACCCCGCACCGGAAAGGGGCGGAGAGTCCAATCATGGAGGTTGCAGCTGA